From Ipomoea triloba cultivar NCNSP0323 chromosome 5, ASM357664v1, the proteins below share one genomic window:
- the LOC116020480 gene encoding uncharacterized protein LOC116020480: MGFRTVREMNLAMLGKQGWKLFTNQNALVTRVFKARYFPTCSFLEAGLGSNPSFVWSSIRNSQSLITRGARVCVRDGSTTRVWNVPWLPNKQNPYVSTPEPIYLNNPCVRSLFIPNTLCWDEEVVRDIFNCRDANLILSLPTSNRPVGDSWYWDEDLSREYSVKSAYRVLRQDLSIEGTVDCDVACHLCGLEQESIVHLFANCSFIHDCWGELNQYWRLEYVDNIDLWIAAVWSSLPKEMITKIIVICWVAWENRNQVVFHQHCLPPKVVVANALRYLDDWRTVNELHAQATFVSSSGASYFPTAWQPPLHSFVKINVDVALDFDRNVMGFGWVVRGEEGEVLGLGWRLKEYVCSIREAEAVGVREVLSWVKEMGWNRVIVETDAQLVTTAVKGGLCSGLFGLIIQDIRFLLDQFFTVNLCFVKREANMLAHAIAKRSLRASSSGDVIPTQSRLSSLLNGQVLQSSSILYLHSWANLSPTRRNFCTLLLPVESEDLSTSTSYRCQQQDRWISKASLPIPIIFVPVYMEKDTKSAIDNGIDLGFQEWGPNPKNAKAILWGLDIPLHLS; the protein is encoded by the exons ATGGGGTTTCGTACGGTGAGGGAGATGAATTTGGCCATGTTGGGGAAACAAGGGTGGAAACTTTTTACGAATCAAAATGCTTTGGTAACGAGGGTGTTCAAAGCTCGTTATTTCCCTACTTGTTCTTTTTTGGAGGCGGGGTTGGGGTCTAACCCCTCGTTTGTGTGGTCTAGTATAAGGAATTCTCAATCTTTGATTACGAGGGGTGCTAGGGTGTGCGTGAGGGATGGGTCTACGACTCGGGTGTGGAATGTTCCTTGGCTTCCAAATAAACAAAACCCCTATGTGTCAACACCTGAACCGATATATTTGAATAATCCTTGTGTTCGTTCCCTTTTTATTCCTAATACCTTATGTTGGGATGAAGAGGTGGTCAGAGATATTTTTAATTGCAGGGATGCAAACCTTATACTGAGTTTACCTACTTCAAATAGGCCAGTTGGGGATTCGTGGTATTGGGATGAGGATTTGTCGAGAGAGTATTCTGTCAAGAGTGCTTATAGAGTACTTAGGCAGGATTTGAGCATTGAAGGGACA GTTGATTGTGATGTTGCTTGCCACCTGTGTGGTTTGGAGCAGGAATCTATAGTTCATCTCTTTGCAAATTGTTCTTTTATTCATGATTGTTGGGGTGAGTTAAACCAATATTGGAGGTTGGAATATGTGGATAACATTGATTTATGGATTGCGGCAGTTTGGTCCTCATTGCCAAAGGAGAtgattacaaaaattattgttatatgTTGGGTAGCTTGGGAGAATAGAAATCAAGTGGTTTTTCATCAACATTGTTTGCCTCCAAAAGTAGTAGTGGCAAATGCTTTGAGATATTTGGATGATTGGCGTACGGTGAATGAGTTGCATGCACAGGCTACGTTTGTTTCTTCCTCAGGCGCTAGCTATTTCCCTACGGCGTGGCAACCTCCTTTGCATTCTTTTGTAAAAATTAATGTGGACGTTGCCTTGGATTTTGACCGAAACGTGATGGGTTTTGGGTGGGTGGTGAGAGGAGAGGAAGGGGAAGTACTTGGACTGGGATGGCGTTTAAAGGAGTATGTTTGCTCAATCCGTGAAGCAGAGGCTGTGGGAGTGAGGGAGGTGTTAAGTTGGGTTAAAGAGATGGGATGGAATCGTGTGATTGTGGAAACTGATGCGCAGCTTGTTACTACGGCTGTGAAAGGAGGGTTGTGTAGCGGCCTGTTTGGATTGATTATTCAGGACATTCGTTTCCTGTTAGACCAGTTTTTTACGgttaatttatgttttgttaaAAGGGAAGCAAATATGTTAGCCCACGCTATTGCGAAGAGGTCCTTACGTGCTTCGAGTAGTGGCGATGTG ATCCCTACTCAATCACGACTTTCGTCTCTGCTCAATGGGCAGGTCTTGCAATCAAGCTCCATTCTGTATTTGCACTCGTGGGCCAATCTCTCTCCAACTCGAAGAAACTTTTGCACGCTTTTGTTACCTGTTGAGAG CGAGGATTTGTCAACCTCAACTAGTTATAGATGCCAGCAGCAGGACAGATGGATTTCAAAGGCTTCTCTCCCTATCCCCATTATCTTTGTCCCTGTTTACATGGAGAAAGATACAAAAAGTGCCATAGACAATGGAATTGATTTGGGATTCCAGGAATGGGGTCCCAACCCCAAAAATGCCAAAGCAATTCTATGGGGATTGGACATTCCACTCCATCTAAGCTAA